In the genome of Vicia villosa cultivar HV-30 ecotype Madison, WI linkage group LG7, Vvil1.0, whole genome shotgun sequence, one region contains:
- the LOC131618892 gene encoding uncharacterized protein LOC131618892, producing the protein MIVGSLNIRGEGSILNRKCISRIIRNGEADQFSLQETKLAVIDRVKAGNLWNQDSIGWSYSKAEGRSGGLEILWKEHNTEVVLSFKGHGFLGVKVRRKDRYFYFVNIYSPCSLSGKKLLWKELLIHRDKFSDGEWMMGGDFNAMKSDGERKVSSNGWSAESRLFADFIEESRLIDFPASDNQFSWYSGDGKVMSRIDHFLVDDSLIDRWGIVDQRIGPRSISDHCPVWIIINKKNWGPEHFMVNNSWFKNKEFLPFVASEWDKIRLEGEEDELRDVVELMSEATRKMWLNLKIKENMLLQKSRVKWDADGDMNSRYFHCTMKARRRGNFINSIQSKNGVVESVGEIQKEVMRHFANKFSEPVFQRPSLEGISLKAISYREKCTL; encoded by the exons ATGATTGTAGGATCCTTAAACATAAGGGGTGAAGGTAGTATTTTGAATAGGAAATGTATTAGCAGGATTATCCGGAATGGTGAAGCTGATCAATTTTCCCTTCAAGAAACTAAATTGGCAGTGATTGACAGGGTGAAAGCAGGTAACTTGTGGAATCAGGACAGCATTGGTTGGTCGTATTCGAAGGCGGAGGGGAGATCTGGGGGGcttgagattttatggaaagaaCATAATACAGAAGTGGTGCTCAGCTTCAAAGGTCACGGATTCTTGGGCGTAAAGGTGCGGAGGAAGGACAGGTATTTCtattttgttaatatttattCTCCTTGTTCTCTAAGCGGCAAGAAATTACTTTGGAAAGAATTGTTGATTCATAGAGACAAATTTTCTGATGGGGAGTGGATGATGGGCGGTGATTTTAACGCAATGAAATCAGATGGAGAAAGGAAAGTAAGTAGTAATGGTTGGTCTGCAGAGTCTAGATTGTTTGCGGATTTTATAGAAGAAAGTAGGCTTATCGATTTTCCGGCCAGCGACAATCAATTTAGTTGGTATAGTGGTGACGGTAAAGTAATGAGCAGAATAGATCATTTCTTGGTGGATGATTCCCTTATAGATAGATGGGGGATTGTGGATCAACGTATTGGTCCTAGATCCATATCGGACCACTGTCCAGTTTGGATTATTATCAACAAGAAGAATTGGGGGCCGGAACATTTTATGGTTAACAATTCGTGGTTTAAGAATAAGGAGTTCCTTCCGTTTGTAGCATCTGAATGGGATAAGATTAGGTTGGAGGGAGAG GAAGATGAATTGAGGGATGTGGTGGAGTTAATGAGCGAGGCGACAAGAAAGATGTGGTTGAATTTGAAGATCAAAGAAAACATGTTATTGCAAAAGTCTAGAGTTAAGTGGGATGCCGATGGAGATATGAACAGCAGGTATTTTCATTGTACTATGAAAGCAAGGAGGAGGGGAAATTTCATCAACAGTATCCAGTCGAAAAACGGTGTTGTGGAGTCGGTGGGAGAGATACAGAAGGAAGTTATGAGGCATTTTGCGAACAAGTTTTCTGAACCTGTTTTCCAGCGCCCTTCTCTAGAAGGAATATCTCTTAAAGCTATTTCTTACAGGGAGAAATGCACTTTGTAA
- the LOC131618893 gene encoding uncharacterized mitochondrial protein AtMg00810-like, giving the protein MKCSHEHTLFVKCEGKNKILIVSLYVDDLIYTGNNEQMMKQFKESMKEKFAMTDLGKMKYFLGVEVNQTQQGIFIHQHRYASEILSRFGMTDCNKVCSPMVPGCKLIKDEHGKPTDATYYKQMIGCLMYLLATRPDMAFSVCLAARYMERPTELHVAAIKRILRYLKGTMSYGILYKQSEDGNLKLVGWTDSDYAGDYDDRRSTSGYVFTIGSGAISWCSKKQPIVTLSTTEAEFVAAASCACQSVWLRAIMKQLQQEQTGNTIVYCDNSSSIKLSKNPVMHGRSKHIDVRYHFLRELSRDEIVELKHCKSEEQLADIMTKVLKLETFCRLREGLGMCDISSLM; this is encoded by the coding sequence ATGAAGTGTTCTCATGAACACACACTGTTTGTTAAGTGTGAAGGAAAAAACAAGATTCTAATTGTTAGCCTATATGTAGATGACTTAATCTACACTGGAAACAATGAACAAATGATGAAACAATTCAAGGAATCTATGAAGGAGAAATTTGCCATGACTGACTTAGGCAAAATGAAGTATTTCTTGGGGGTTGAAGTGAATCAGACCCAACAAGGAATCTTCATTCATCAACACAGATATGCCTCTGAGATACTGAGCAGATTTGGAATGACTGATTGTAACAAGGTTTGCAGCCCAATGGTGCCTGGATGTAAACTTATCAAAGATGAACATGGAAAGCCTACTGATGCCACCTACTACAAACAGATGATTGGTTGTCTGATGTATCTATTGGCAACTAGACCAGACATGGCTTTCTCAGTATGTCTTGCTGCAAGGTACATGGAAAGGCCCACTGAATTACATGTAGCTGCTATCAAGAGGATTTTGAGATACTTAAAAGGCACTATGAGTTATGGAATTCTGTACAAGCAGAGTGAGGATGGAAATTTGAAATTGGTAGGATGGACAGActctgactatgctggagattaTGATGATAGGAGAAGCACATCAGGCTATGTCTTTACTATAGGATCAGGAGCTATATCATGGTGTTCTAAAAAACAGCCCATAGTTACTCTGTCAACCACTGAGGCAGAATTTGTGGCAGCTGCTTCTTGTGCATGTCAAAGTGTGTGGTTGAGAGCTATAATGAAGCAATTGCAGCAAGAACAAACTGGGAACACGATTGTGTACTGTGACAATAGTTCATCCATAAAGTTATCAAAGAATCCAGTCATGCATGGGAGGTCTAAACACATTGATGTGAGATACCACTTCCTTAGAGAATTAAGCAGGGATGAAATTGTAGAACTGAAGCATTGCAAATCTGAAGAGCAACTTGCAGACATCATGACCAAGGTTCTAAAGCTGGAAACATTCTGCAGATTAAGGGAGGGACTTGGAATGTGTGATATTAGTTCCCTTATGTAA